The sequence below is a genomic window from Bacteroidota bacterium.
AATTCGAAGAACCTGCTCGAACTCTCACCTGAGGACCGCGCTCGCGAAGGGATTTTTCTTGCCTTCCAGTACCCGGTTGAAATTCCCGGTGTGAGTAATATTAATTTTCTTAAAACCGCCATCAACGAAATCCGCACTTATAAAAATCTTCCGCCGATAGAACCGAAAGAATTTCTTGAACTCGTAAGAGAGAAACAGAAATTAGTGGAGCTCGATGGCAAACTGGCGAATCGCTCGGTGAACGAAGGATTTTCCGGTGGAGAAAAAAAACGCAACGAGATTTTCCAGATGGCCATGATCGAACCTTCGCTGGCTATACTTGATGAAACTGATTCCGGCCTCGACATTGATGCGTTGAGAATTGTGGCGAAAGGCGTGAATAAACTCCGTGATGGAAAACGTTCCTTCATCGTGGTCACGCATTACCAGCGATTGCTCGAATACATTGTTCCCGATTTTGTGCATGTTCTTTACAATGGAAAAATTGTGAAGTCGGGCGGAAAAGAACTGGCGCTTGAACTGGAAGCAAAAGGATATGACTGGTTGAAAACTGAAGCTGCACTTTAAATAGCGATGAAAAAAGAAAAAGAAAATACAGACCGGGATCGTGGAGGAATAATTTCTTCAAAAGCCGGTTGGGAAGATCTCCGGGAAAACTGGCTCTCAAAAAGTTTTCAAGAACGGCTTACCGCGATTGAGATTCTGCGATTACAATTCATTGAGATGTATAATAAATCAAAAACGCCGGATCTGTCAGTTTTCGGCAAGAGATAAAATGATAAGTCAGCACTTCAAAGATTTTATTGATCTCCTGAATAAAAATCAGGTGCTCTACATTATTGTAGGTGGTTACGCCGTCGGTTATCACGGACTTCCCAGGTACACCGGCGATCTGGATATATGGATCAAAATATCAAACGAAAATGCGGAGAAAATGATGCATGTTATCAATGAATTTCCTGCTCCGAAAAATCTATTCGCCAAAGCGGATTTTCTGAATGAGAATCCGCTTGCCGGCGGATATTTCGGGAACGAACCTTTTCGGATCGACATTCTCAACTCTATTGAAGGAGTCGAATTTGATGAATGTTACAAAAATGCAGAAAGCATTCAGTTCGAAAGAACAAAAATGGTGTTCATTCATTATAACGACCTTATTAAAAATAAGATGTCAACCGGAAGAACGAGAGATAAATTAGACGTGGAAGAGCTTGAAAAACTACGATCGAAGAAAAAATAAAAATGAATGCAACAGAAACAATGAATTTCAGAGATGTTCTTCTCGCTCATTTTGAAGAAATGCTTCCGGCTTTACCGGGAGATGCGAAGTTGCGCAGTGAAGCGGCTGAATTTTTCCGTGAGAATGGTTTTCCGACGAAGAAGTGGGAAGATTATAAATATGTGAATCCCGAATCTGTTCTTAAGAAAGGGTTGAGTTTCCGAAATGAAAAAATGCGCGGCGTTACGGAAAATGATTTGAAGGAATTTTCATTGGTGAAAGATGCAGTGAACATTGTGATCGTGAATGGAAAATACAGTTCACATTCGGAGAATTTCCCGGAAGGCATCACGATAAAAAATATTTCTGGCGCGATCGCGGATAATGAAGTTGCAAAAAAACATTTCGGGAAATACGCTTCCCATCTTTCCGATCCTTTCATTGCGCTGAATACAGCCATGGCTGACGGCGGTGTTTTTATTCACATTGAAAAAAACATTGCTTTTAAAAATCCTATTCACATTCTTCACATTGCAGATAACGAGATCTCTTCATTTCACCAGTCGAGAAATCTCATCGTCGCCGAAGAAGGCAGTGAGGCGGTCATCATCGAATCGTATGAATCGATAGGGCCTGTAAAAACATTTACCAACGCAGTGACCGAAGTTTTTGTGGGGGCGAATGCAAAACTCGATCACTACCGCCTGCAGAATGAAAGTGAATCAGGACAGCAGGTGAATACATCGAATGCACATGTGTGCGGAAATGCATTGTACAATACGTACACGTTTACACTCGGCGGAAATTTCATCCGCAATAACCTGAATATTATTTTCTCCGGAAAAAATGCGGAAGCTCACCTGTACGGACTTTACCCGGTGAAGAATTCACAGGTGGTGGACAATCACACGGTTGTCGATCACATGGTACCGAATTGCCTGAGCAATGAATTGTATAAAGGAGTTATCGACGGGAAAGCGATGGCGGTTTTCAATGGAAAAATATTTGTGCGGCCCGATGCGCAGAAAACAAATGCTTTCCAGACGAACCGGAATATTCTGCTGAGCGATGATGCTTCTATCAACACCAAACCTCAGTTGGAAATTTATGCCGACGATGTGAAATGTTCGCACGGAACTTCCACCGGTAAAGTGGATGAAGATGCAATGTTCTACCTGCGCGCACGAGGCATAAGCGAAACGGGCGCACGTGCACTCCTCATACGCGCATTCGCAGGCGAAGTGGTGGAAAAAGTAAAAAACGAAGAACTGAGAAATTATATTGACAGAAGAATTGATGAACTACTGAAATGAAAAAGTTCAGCGAAATAAAACTTTTACCGGTCAACTATCTGGGCGAATATAAAAAGAAGCTGAAGGTTGATCTGAAAAAACTTTTTGCTGCATTGCCTGGGAAGAATGAAGGTTTTCAGAACTTCGATTATTATCTCGCCAGCGCTTCCGCTTTTTCATCCAACATCGAAGGAAATTCTCTTGATTTTGAAACGTATCTCAAAAATAAAACGTTCGGCCTGAGCATTAAAAAGAAAGAAACGGAAGAAATTGAAGACCTTGTGGAAGCTTACACATTTGCGCAGAAAAATAATATTTCACTTGAAAATATTCTGCATACGCATTCGATATATGCGAAAAGTTTTATTTCAGATAAAAGAGAAGTAGGAAAATTGCGGAAAACGATGGTCGGCGTTGCCGGAGGAGGAAAAATGCTTTATCTCGCCATCGAACCGGAATTTGTAAAAACGGAATTGAAAAAACTTTTTGCCGATATTGAATTGCTGTTGAAAATGAAACTCTCTTTCGAAGAAACATTTTATTTCGCAGCCATGATCCATCTCAAATTCGTA
It includes:
- the sufC gene encoding Fe-S cluster assembly ATPase SufC, whose translation is MISIKNLHASVGGKEILCGLDLEVKEGEVHAIMGPNGSGKSTLASVLAGNENYEVTADEVKYNSKNLLELSPEDRAREGIFLAFQYPVEIPGVSNINFLKTAINEIRTYKNLPPIEPKEFLELVREKQKLVELDGKLANRSVNEGFSGGEKKRNEIFQMAMIEPSLAILDETDSGLDIDALRIVAKGVNKLRDGKRSFIVVTHYQRLLEYIVPDFVHVLYNGKIVKSGGKELALELEAKGYDWLKTEAAL
- the sufD gene encoding Fe-S cluster assembly protein SufD, with the translated sequence MNATETMNFRDVLLAHFEEMLPALPGDAKLRSEAAEFFRENGFPTKKWEDYKYVNPESVLKKGLSFRNEKMRGVTENDLKEFSLVKDAVNIVIVNGKYSSHSENFPEGITIKNISGAIADNEVAKKHFGKYASHLSDPFIALNTAMADGGVFIHIEKNIAFKNPIHILHIADNEISSFHQSRNLIVAEEGSEAVIIESYESIGPVKTFTNAVTEVFVGANAKLDHYRLQNESESGQQVNTSNAHVCGNALYNTYTFTLGGNFIRNNLNIIFSGKNAEAHLYGLYPVKNSQVVDNHTVVDHMVPNCLSNELYKGVIDGKAMAVFNGKIFVRPDAQKTNAFQTNRNILLSDDASINTKPQLEIYADDVKCSHGTSTGKVDEDAMFYLRARGISETGARALLIRAFAGEVVEKVKNEELRNYIDRRIDELLK
- a CDS encoding Fic family protein, with the translated sequence MKKFSEIKLLPVNYLGEYKKKLKVDLKKLFAALPGKNEGFQNFDYYLASASAFSSNIEGNSLDFETYLKNKTFGLSIKKKETEEIEDLVEAYTFAQKNNISLENILHTHSIYAKSFISDKREVGKLRKTMVGVAGGGKMLYLAIEPEFVKTELKKLFADIELLLKMKLSFEETFYFAAMIHLKFVNIHPFVDGNGRATRLLEKWFLAAKLGMKAWNIESEKNYFLNRSNYYKNLQLGGNYYTINYDLSIPFLLMLPQSLIAEK